In Halovulum dunhuangense, one genomic interval encodes:
- a CDS encoding zf-TFIIB domain-containing protein, with the protein MQCPVDGTTLVMSDRNGVEIDYCPACRGVWLDRGELDKIIERSAAQGQMPPPPPSQAPSRHQARDDYRSSGHGHTDEGYRKKKRGGFLEDLFDF; encoded by the coding sequence ATGCAATGTCCGGTTGATGGAACGACGCTGGTGATGAGCGATCGCAACGGGGTCGAGATCGACTATTGCCCCGCCTGCCGCGGCGTGTGGCTCGACCGCGGGGAACTGGACAAGATCATCGAACGTTCCGCCGCGCAGGGCCAGATGCCCCCGCCGCCGCCGTCCCAGGCGCCGTCCCGGCACCAGGCGCGCGACGACTACCGCAGCAGCGGCCATGGCCACACCGACGAGGGCTACCGCAAGAAGAAGCGCGGCGGCTTCCTAGAGGATCTGTTCGACTTCTGA